The nucleotide sequence GCCGAGGCCGATGTCGATGCCGACCACGGTGCGGCGGCTCTCCGGCGTGCCGGCGCGCCGCGCGACGAACACCACGTCGGGCGAGTCGGCGTCAACCTCTGCCGTCACCCCGCGCGACGCCAGTGCTTCGACGAGCGCATTCTTCACGACGCCCCGCAACTGGAGCGGCGACGCCTCGAAGTCGTGGGCGGATCCGAGGTCCACCGAGATGCGCACGGTCTTGGCGGCAGGCAGTCGGTCGTCGGTCTGGAGCGCCGGCAGGAGCTCCTCGAAGAGCGGCTCGAGCCGCACGGCGGGACTCGAGAAGAGATCCCACGAAATTCGCGACGACGTCCGGTGATGACACGCGGCCACCCAGGCCATGCGGGCGTCGAATGGATAGAGCAGGGTCGCCTCACCCTCGCGCCTGGGTTTGGGAACCCGGACCTCGAAGCAAGACCGCATCACGAGGCGCTTCAACTCCGCCTCCATGACACGATTGGCGCCGCCAGACCCGGTCAGCCGAAGCTCGTTACACCGCATCAATCACCGATCGCCAGCCCGGTCAGCTTCTCGGCGACGAAATTCATGTCCGCGAGGCGTCCGGCCTGCAGCGCCACACCGCCCGGGAGGTCGCCGAGTTGCTGCAGCCGTGCCATGTCGTCCGCGTGCAACGCGCTCGCCGCACTCAAGACCGCCAGCAGGCGCGTCGGCACGGAGAGCGCCACCTGGCTCGCCCACAGGCGCGATTGGGCCCTGAGCAGGGCGTCGTCCTGCCGCATGGCGGCGCGGGAAAGCGCGACGGCCGTCTCGACGTCCGCCATCGCGGTCGCGAATTCGAATGCGACGTGCTGCTGGCGCACCAGCTTCGCGCGAAAGGCCACCTGCGCGGCATCGGCCAGGAACCGCGCGGCGCGCGCGACGGCCGGCCCTCCCGCCTCGGCAAACGGCTCGACTTCCTCGGCCATGCGCAGGTAGAACTGCCCCTTGCTTCGAACGTTCTCCCGCATCCGGAAGATGCTGATGATGCTCTGCTGGATCTCGGACGTCCCCTCGTAGATCGTCAGGATGCGCGCGTCGCGGCGGATCTTCTCCACCTCGAAATCCACGCAGTAGCCGTAGCCGCCGAGCGCCTGCACGGCGTGGTCCGCGGCGACGTTGCCGGCCTCGGTGGCAAACAGCTTCGCGACCGAACCCTCGACCTGGCGATCCGTGTTCCCGCTGTCGAGCAGGTCGGCCACGTATTCGATATACGCCTTCGCGGCGGCCAGACGCACGCTGTTGGGCACCAGCAGCTTGTGCGTGAACCCCTGCTTCTGAGCCAGATAGGTGCCGAACTGCTTCCTCTGCTTCGAGAACGCCACCGCCTTCTCGAGCGCCACCAGGCCGGCGCCGAGACCGAACGCGGCCACCATCAACCGCGTGTAGCCGAACACCTCGTTCGCCTGCTTGAGCCCCTGGCCTTCGCGCTCGCCCACGAGGTTGTCAGCCGGGATCACCACGTCCTGCAACAACACCTGCGCCGTATCGGAGAGCCGGATGCCGTGCTTGATCTCGTGCCGGCCCGGCGTCAGGCCGGGCGTCTGCCGCTCGACGACGAAGAAGGTCGGCCCCTCGGGGGCCTTCGCCAGAATCGTGTAGAGATCGGCAATCGATCCGTTCGAGATGAACTGCTTCACGCCGTTCAATCGGTAGTGGGTGACCTTCCCGTCGGCGTCGGTGATGCGCTCCGCGACGGTCTTCAGGCTCTGAACGTTCGAGCCGGCCTCGGGCTCGGTGACGCCGTAGGCGACAATGAGTCCCTGTTCCGCAATCCGGGTAATCCACTTCGCCTTCTGCGCCTCGGTGCAGCCGACACGAATGGGATCGGTGCCGAGCGCAACGGCCAGCATCGCGGTGGCGAGTCCGAGGTCGATCTTGGCGAACTCCATCGACAGGCGGTAGACGTCGTACGCGCCGCCGCCCATCCCGCCGTACTCGTCGGGGAGGAACACGAGGTGCAGGCCGACATCCGGACCGAGCATGGCCCGAACGACGTCGGTCGGGCACGTGTCGGACTCGTCCCATTTCAGACGCTTCTCGAGCGGGGCCTCGCGCTCCGTGAATTCCTTCAACGTCCCGACGATCAGATCGATATCCCCGGCATCCAGCCGCTTGAACTCCATGTCTCTCCTCGACTGCGCGCGTAGGTCGCGCGTGTGGGACGCCCCGGTTGCCGTCGAAACCCGGTCGACGGATGCGGAATGGGGCGTGGGGCGAACAACGAACGGGGTTGGTAGATCGTGCCGGAAATGCGCGCGTCGTGCAACCCGTCCGCCGTGCGCCCCGGTGCCGAACGGCCTGGCCGTGCTCTACTGCTTCGCAGGGACGGCCTCGAGCGGGAGGGAAGGCGACCGCCAGGTCACGGTGTGACCGACGGCGCCCTGCTTGTAGTTGATCACGTCCAGTTGCTCGGGAATCACCTTGATGAGCACGAGGTTCTTCAGGCCGGGGAACGCCGTGTCCCAGTACGCCCGCTTCCGTTTCAGGATCTCCTGCATGTCGTCCACGAGCACGGCACGTCCGGACAGCGCGACGTAGCCGATGGCCTTGGCGTGGTCCGAGTAGTAGAGCAGCACTCGCGAATCCTTGCGAAGCTCCTGCACCTTGCGGCTGCCTGTGTTCGTCGCCATCCAGACGACCATCTCGTCGTCCGGCGGGAACGGGTTCATCGTCCGGGCCTGTGGGCGTCCGGAGGCATCGATGGTGACGAGGCCGCAGTAGGTCTGCGCCTGCATGACTTCGCGCGCCGCGGCAATCAACTGCGCACGGTCTGGCGTGGGACGCGGCGTCGCGGCCTGGGCCTTCGACCCGGACGATTGCTCCTGGGCGCGGGCGGCGCTGGCTGGGAAGGCGAGGGTGAGGGTGAGGGTGAGCAGGATGACGTAGGGCTTCATGAAGACTCCTTGACGAAGCAGGCCGGGCGAGTCGGGGGATTCCCGTCTCATCCGGCCCTGCAAACGTTGGAGTATTTGCCGACGTCACTCCGGACGTATCGCGGTATCGACTACCAGCGCGGTTCGGAGCGGCGACGGTTGCCGCCGAAGCCGCCGCCCGACCGTTCGGGCTTCGGACGCGCCTCGTTGACGGTCAGGTTGCGGCCGCCCATCGAGTACTCGTTGAACTGGCTGATCGCCTTCTGGGCCTCATCGTCCGTGGCCATTTCGACAAACGCGAAGCCGCGCGCGCGGCCCGTCGCCATGTCGCGCATGACGTTGACCGATTCGACCGTGCCGGCCGCACCGAACAGCTGCTGGAGTTCCGCTTCACCGACTTCGTACGGCAGGTTTCCGACGTAGAGCTTACGAGCCATGGGCTCACTCTCCTTCCCGCTGGGCGGGAGGTTTTTGATGGCGGACCGTCAACGTCCGTTCATCGGTTGATAGCGCTGTCGATCCGGATATGGACCTCTAGCGGGGTGGAGAAAGGCTCTTCCTGACTG is from Vicinamibacterales bacterium and encodes:
- a CDS encoding acyl-CoA dehydrogenase family protein — encoded protein: MEFKRLDAGDIDLIVGTLKEFTEREAPLEKRLKWDESDTCPTDVVRAMLGPDVGLHLVFLPDEYGGMGGGAYDVYRLSMEFAKIDLGLATAMLAVALGTDPIRVGCTEAQKAKWITRIAEQGLIVAYGVTEPEAGSNVQSLKTVAERITDADGKVTHYRLNGVKQFISNGSIADLYTILAKAPEGPTFFVVERQTPGLTPGRHEIKHGIRLSDTAQVLLQDVVIPADNLVGEREGQGLKQANEVFGYTRLMVAAFGLGAGLVALEKAVAFSKQRKQFGTYLAQKQGFTHKLLVPNSVRLAAAKAYIEYVADLLDSGNTDRQVEGSVAKLFATEAGNVAADHAVQALGGYGYCVDFEVEKIRRDARILTIYEGTSEIQQSIISIFRMRENVRSKGQFYLRMAEEVEPFAEAGGPAVARAARFLADAAQVAFRAKLVRQQHVAFEFATAMADVETAVALSRAAMRQDDALLRAQSRLWASQVALSVPTRLLAVLSAASALHADDMARLQQLGDLPGGVALQAGRLADMNFVAEKLTGLAIGD
- a CDS encoding pyridoxamine 5'-phosphate oxidase family protein, coding for MKPYVILLTLTLTLAFPASAARAQEQSSGSKAQAATPRPTPDRAQLIAAAREVMQAQTYCGLVTIDASGRPQARTMNPFPPDDEMVVWMATNTGSRKVQELRKDSRVLLYYSDHAKAIGYVALSGRAVLVDDMQEILKRKRAYWDTAFPGLKNLVLIKVIPEQLDVINYKQGAVGHTVTWRSPSLPLEAVPAKQ
- a CDS encoding RNA-binding protein — translated: MARKLYVGNLPYEVGEAELQQLFGAAGTVESVNVMRDMATGRARGFAFVEMATDDEAQKAISQFNEYSMGGRNLTVNEARPKPERSGGGFGGNRRRSEPRW